Proteins found in one Misgurnus anguillicaudatus chromosome 3, ASM2758022v2, whole genome shotgun sequence genomic segment:
- the hpf1 gene encoding histone PARylation factor 1, whose protein sequence is MAGRGKRKPKSLPQTETLNGYVKKAKEDQTDGKMVEEELREEVERLYKLRMPEDFYQFWKFCKGLCADCPQDALKETLGLQLVGPFDILAKKHKRSSSTQPNFNLHWRYFYDPPEFQTIIQGNADTQHHMGYFRDSPDALPVFIGENEAKKGYTITQMGDNIFAAVLLFLQKKRKEKGCQKDEAPLESLEEDLKQEAERLGLPLDQKTKAMKQREKKVVTKTFHGAGIVVPVDKNDVGYRELPETDSSLKKICKAIAEAKNDEERIKAFAPIQEMITYVQFANDECDYGMGYELGIDLFCYGSHYFYKVVRQLLPMAYSLLKRGLFGEILEAHLTSRSHDNLDQLAVV, encoded by the exons ATGGCGGGACGCGGGAAAAGGAAACCCAAATCTTTGCCCCAG ACAGAAACGCTGAATGGATatgtaaaaaaagcaaaagaaGACCAGACGGATGGAAAGATGGTTGAAGAAGAGTTGAGAGAGGAGGTGGAGAGGTTATACAAACTACGCATGCCTGAGGATTTCTACCAGTTTTGGAAATTTTGCAAGGGACTTTGTGCAGACTGTCCACAAG ATGCCCTAAAGGAAACGCTCGGGCTTCAGTTAGTCGGTCCATTTGATATCCTGGCCAAAAAGCACAAACGGTCATCTTCAACCCAGCCCAACTTCAATCTACATTGGCGTTACTTTTACGATCCCCCAGAATTCCAGACGATCATACAGGGCAACGCAGACACACAACATCACATGGGCTACTTTAG AGATTCACCTGATGCTTTGCCTGTTTTCATTGGGGAGAATGAAGCCAAGAAGGGCTATACAATCACACAGATGGGGGACAACATATTTGCGGCAGTTCT GCTGTTTTTGCAGAAGAAAAGAAAGGAGAAGGGATGCCAGAAGGATGAAGCGCCTTTGGAAAGTTTAGAAGAAGATTTGAAACAAGAAGCAGAGAGGTTGGGCTTGCCTCTGGACCAGAAAACTAAAGCAATGAAACAAAGAGAGAAAAAG GTGGTCACAAAGACATTTCATGGAGCAGGAATTGTGGTTCCAGTAGATAAAAATGATGTTGGATACAGAGAATTACCAGAAACCGATT CAAGTCTGAAGAAGATTTGCAAAGCAATTGCAGAGGCCAAAAACGATGAGGAAAGAATAAAGGCCTTCGCACCCATCCAGGAAATGATCACATATGTTCAGTTTGCCAATGATGAATGTGATTACGGCATGGGCTATGAGCTTGGGATCGACCTCTTCTGTTACGGCTCGCAC TATTTTTATAAAGTGGTACGTCAGCTGCTCCCAATGGCATACAGTCTGCTGAAGAGAGGTCTGTTTGGAGAGATACTGGAGGCGCATCTCACCAGTCGTTCCCACGACAACCTTGACCAGCTCGCCGTTGTCTGA